CAAGTTTCTATCTTCATGACCCGATTGAGCCAGCCAGAGACCCGTACCTCTTGATTCCATCCGCCCAGTTCGAGGTTTTCCTCGAAGAAATCAATCTCAAACTGAACACTTTCCTCAGAATCCCTGTTTGTCCcatgaacaaggacaagTTCTACATGAAGTTTGGTGAAGGCGGCACCCCTCGTCCTCGTTACTTGAGACGATCTTTGGATGCGACCTCTCTTGACATCCGGCCGTGGCCTGCAGTCGACCCCGAAGACGTCAGATCCTTCGAAGCTGCCTCGGCACCGCAAAAGCTCACCTGGAGGTCCAAGATGCGAATCGTTAAGTCCGGCTTCGCACCAAAGAGGACGGCAGATCCAGACAAggctgcgaagaagaagcgtcaCAGGGACCAAATGCTGCGCAACACATTGGGCTACTTGGGTCTTGCGGGAGATCCGGATGGCCACGACATCGTTTTCATCTGTGTCGACGTTGAAGCCATTGAACGTAAGCCAAACCCTATCTCTGAAGTTGGGATTTCTATCCTGGACACACGGGACATCAAAGGCGTTCACCCTAAGGATGCTGGTCGTGGTTGGTGGCCTATGATCAAgactcatcatcttcgagtGCATGAGTATGCCAGTTTACGAAACTACCAATTTGTCAAGGGGTGCCCTGACTCTTTTGACTTTGGGTAAGCATGCATGACTCCGCTCGTGATTTTGCGTGGCACTGACTGTTCGATAGGAATAGCGTATTCCCTTACAAGGACGAGCTTCAAGAAGTCATCATGAGCATCTTTAACCCCTATATTTCCTCTCAACGGGAACTTGTCGTCGTTGGGCATGATGTGCGACAAGACATCACCTACTTCAACGATATAGGTATAGATCTCCGAGCCCTTGCAGGACTGAGAGAGCCTATCGACACCCAGGGCATGCACCAAGCTTGGTGCAGCTCAACCAATGGACGAGGCCTCGTCACCGTACTCAACGATCTGAACATTCCAAACAAGAATCTGCACAACGCCGGAAATGATGCCCACTACACGCTCTGCGCCATGCTAGGAATTGCGGTGGTAGAGGTCAATGGGAACGAGCAACAGAGCAACGAAATGCTTAACAAGGTTGACTGAATGATGAATCCTCGTTTGGGCCCACCAGACCAGACAGAGGCCGGATGGTATGTAAATATTCTTTTGTAATTGTGACCTTGGGTCACAGAAAGTAGCATGAGGAGAGAACGGGTCGATTGGCCCTGTATTCATACGACATTCAGCCTAGATAGCTTAACGACGGCATATCCCATCACCTGACCCCAAAGAGCCTCCTCTTAAACCCAACAAACGCCATCGCTATGGAAACAAGTAGTGTACACTATACACACGCGGCCATATGCCCACGCCAGACCCTAGTCGTTGATTATGTTTTTTGTAAAGCTCATAAATCGATTCTGACGGATCCGAATATCGAGAACTCGAACGAGTGTTTTGTCGAGTTCATAAGATTTAACCGTTCTTGTCCAGGAactccttggcctcgttcACCTTTGTCGCAAGGTAAGGGCTGCCGCCTCGATCGGGATGGTTGAGAAGCATGAGGGTTCGGTGGGCCTTGCggaccttgtccttggtaATGGCTCGCTCGCTGAGTGGGATGTTAGTGCGTTGTTAGATGCAGCAGAGTTGGCAAAAACGTACTTGAGCGACAGAATCAGAGtagcctccttcttggtcatcttggcctcAAAACCACCCTTGTAGAAAGCCTTGCCCATGGCTCCAACACCACCTCGTGAGCGTCTCCATGCGACCAGACCAGCTCGACCCTGCAAAAAGCTGTTAGTGACCAGAATTTGATATCCGTTTTCCTTGACCTCGTACCAAAAAGGCCGCGACGGCAGCGCCGGCGCCCCATGCCATAACAGAAGCCATTTTGAATAGTGATTTCGGTCTAAACAGACGTAATTTGGGTGAGGCAAATGGGACCCGGAGGGCAAATCAGGGAAAGTTTTCAAGAGACTCCGGCGCGGACCGGCGACTATCGGATTCATGTTTGTCCGGGGTTGTTATCGATAAGCTTAGATGGCGCCTGGGGACAAAAAAATCTTTAGAGCGAAAAAAAGTTCGGGATACCTCAAAACCAGTGGGGTGGGAAGCTGAATTGAAGTTGTTTTGGTCTTATAGACCACCACCCATACAAAATGAGGTAAGTTGTTGGACATGGATGGACTCTTTACTGGATGCTTGTCTCGGTCGAGGATATACTTGTCAAGGTTATCCTCTTGGAGGCCGAGCATCTACGATATCGAGGCCTCAGCTCTACCTTG
This is a stretch of genomic DNA from Fusarium graminearum PH-1 chromosome 4, whole genome shotgun sequence. It encodes these proteins:
- a CDS encoding import inner membrane translocase subunit TIM14, which translates into the protein MASVMAWGAGAAVAAFLGRAGLVAWRRSRGGVGAMGKAFYKGGFEAKMTKKEATLILSLNERAITKDKVRKAHRTLMLLNHPDRGGSPYLATKVNEAKEFLDKNG